GGAGGTACCGATATTACGCCGCGCGAGCACCACATCGCCCACGCCGTCGAGCAGCGTGACGGCGTCGAGTTCGTGGTTGCCCAGGATAACGGGCCCCGTTTCGGTGAAACCCGGCAATGGGTCGAGCAGGGCGACGACCCGTGCCATGTCCAGCCGTATCGCGTCATCGGGGCCGGCCTCGGCCATCGGACGACCGCGGCAGGTGCCGGGATAGACCAGCCCGTCAGGCCCGCGCACCGGGTCGCCGGCCTGGGGCGCAGACAGCGCGGCGCGGATATCGCCACGGCGGCACGCGCATGGGTAGGTCAGGCCCATGGCAGCCAGCCGGTCGAGCGCCGCGCCATAGGCCGGCAGGCGCGCCGATTGGCGCAGCACCGGGCGCGGCCAGTCGAGTCCCAGCCAGGCGAGGTCCTCCAAGATAAGTGCCTCCCAGTCGGGCTTGCAGCGGGCCGTGTCGATATCCTCGATCCGCAATAGCATCTCGCCGCCCGTCGCGCGGGCGCGTTCCCAGGCAGTGATCGCCGAAAACGCGTGGCCCAAATGCAGCGGCCCGGTCGGCGAGGGGGCAAAGCGCGTGCGGCGCGGTCGCTCAGCCATGCCGCAGCCAGGCGGCCCAGTCGGTTTTTGCCCGGTCCGTATAGGCCCTGTAGCGGTCGCGCCGGCCCCGCCGGCCGACCTTTAGCCCCTCGACGGGCGGGAACAGTCCGAAATTGACGTTCATCGGCTGGAACGTCTTGGCCTCGGCCCCGCCGGTGATGTGGGTGAGCAGCGCGCCGGTCGCGGTCGTCGGCGGTACCGACGGCAGCCGGCGCCCCTGCAACTCCGCCGCCGCGAGCCGCCCGGCAAGCAGCCCCATCGCCGCCGACTCCACGTAGCCCTCGACCCCGGTGATCTGGCCCGCGAAGCGGATATGCGGCCGCGATTTCAGCCGAAGCTGCGCGTCGAGCAGAGACGGCGCATTCAGGAACGTGTTGCGATGGATGCCGCCCAAGCGTGCGAAACGGGCCTGCCCTAATCCGGGAATCATCCGAAAAACATCAGCTTGCGCCCCGTACTTCATCTTTGTCTGGAAGCCGACGATATTGTAGAGCGTGCCCAGCGCGTTGTCCCGGCGCAGCTGCACCACCGCGTGGGGTTTGACATCCGGCGCATGCAGGTTGGTCAGGCCCACGGGCTTCATCGGCCCGTGGCGCAGGGTTTCCCGGCCTCGTTCGGCCATCACCTCGATCGGCAGGCACCCGTCGAAATAGCCAGCGGTCTCGCCCTCGTGGAATTCGGTCTTGTCGGCCGCCAGAAGCCCGTCGATGAACGCCTCGTATTCGGCGCGATCCATCGGGCAGTTGAGGTAGGCGGTGCGCTCCTCCGCGGTCTCGCCCTTGTCGTAGCGGGACTGGAACCACGCCGTCGACATGTCCACGCTGTCGGCATATACGATGGGCGCGATCGCGTCGAAGAAGGCGAGCGCTTCGGTCCCGGTCTCGGACCTGATCGCGTGGCCGAGCGCATCGGAGGTCAGCGGGCCGGTTGCGACGATCCAGTGGCCGTCGCCGGGAAGCGACGCGATTTCAGAGCGTTCGACAGAGATCTTCGGATGCTCAAGCAAGCTCTTGGTGACGGCGGCGGCAAAGGCGTCGCGGTCGACGGCAAGCGCGCCGCCCGCGGGCAGGCGGTGCGCATCTGCCATCGCCATGATCAGCCCCCCGGCCGTCCGCATTTCCCAATGCAAAAGGCCCACCGCGTTCTGCTCGTCATCGTCGGAGCGGAAGGAGTTGGAGCACACCATCTCGCCCAGTTTCTCGGTGCGGTGGGCAAAGGTGCCGGTTTCGGGGCGCATCTCGTGGATCACCACCTCGATACCGGCTTGGGCCGCCTGCCAGGCGGCCTCGGAGCCTGCCATCCCGCCGCCGACGATATGGAGCTTCTGTGACATGGCCCCGATCTAGCCACGGAGGCAGGGGAAGAAAAGGGGCGTCAGGCCGACCGGCGGATCGGAGTGGGCGCAAGGCCGATGTCACTGGACTGGATGTCGGCGAGCGTCGCCCGCGCCGCGGCGAGTTCAAGACGGTGACGCGAGGCGGCGGCCTCCGCCTCGGCGACGCGAGTCGGCTGATTGCGCATCGGCGCAGGGGCCGGGCGCGTCCCGCCGGTCGCTTCACGATGGGCCGACAGCGCAATAGCGGCCAGCGCGGCGGTCATCGCCAATTGTGTCCACATCTGGCCGGTGAGCAACCCTGTCTCGAACGCGCCCGCATCGCTCCAGAGCGCCGTGCCGAGCGTGTGAAACCCGATCACCATCGCCGCGGGGCGCACCATGCGGCCGGCGAACAAAGCGGCCCCAAGCAGCCAGATCACGACGCCGCCGGCCCAGGACGCCACGGTCCCGGTTTCCGGCGGCGGCATTACGACGATTCCCTCGGGCGACACCACGAGGCCCATCGCGTTCGCGATGAAATAGGAAGCGATCAGCATGCGCGCCGTGGCCTGAAGGCGGGACGAGGCCGGTCGCGCGCGCGATGGAGGAGCAGACATGGCAGCGGCACTCCCTTCGGTTGCAATCCGGAGGCGTTGGTCGTTCAGTTTTCCAGAGGATTCCGGCCGGAAGTTGACCTAATATTGACCCGAGTGCCGAAACTTGGCGGAAAGGTGGCGCGCTCCCCGGTTTTCTGAGCACAGCGTATACGCCGGCTTAACGGCAGACCATTTGCCCGGCCTTCGAGCCGCGGTCGCGGACGCAGCACTGCGCGCCGTGGCTGTCATCACGCGCCGTCCGGCGCCGTCTCGTCCTCGGGCTGCTCGGCGATCCAAGCGACCGATACGACCTCTTCGCCGGGGGCCGTCTTGAACACCCGGACCCCGCCGGCACTGCGCGAGCGGAACGAGATATCCTCGACCGGGCAGCGGATCGACTGGCCGGTCGAGGTCACCAGCATGATCTGGTCATCGATCTCGACCGGGAAGGAGGCCACGAGCGGCCCGCCGCGCAGCCCCTTGTCTATGGCCTGGACCCCCTGTCCGCCGCGACCGCGAACGGGGTAGTCGTGGCTGGACGACAGCTTGCCGGTGCCGCCGGTCGTAATCGTCAGGATCAGATCCTCGGCCGCCGACATCTCGGCGTAACGCTCGGGCGAAAGCTGGCCGCCGGCCACGGCCTCGTCGTCCTCGTCGGTCTCCTCCTCCTCGGTGAGCCCGGCCATCAGGCGGCGCTGCTTGAGGAAGGCGGTGCGCTCTTCGGCCGTGGCCTCGAAATGGCGGATCACCGCCATCGACACGACGTGGTCGCCGCCGGCCAGCCGGATGCCGCGCACGCCGGTCGATTTCCGTCCCTTGAAGACGCGGACATCGGTGGTTCGAAACCGGATTGCGCGGCCGATCGCGGTCACCAGCATCACGTCGTCTTCTTCGGTCGCGATGCGGGCGTTCACGAGGCTGACCCCTTCGGGCAGGTCCATCGCGATCTTGCCGTTGCGCATGACGTTGGTGAAATCGCTAAGCTGGTTGCGCCGAACGTCGCCCTCGGTGGTGGCGAAGACGATCTGCAGGTCCGACCATTCGTCCTCGGGCCGGTCCACCGGCATGATCGCGGCGATCGAGACGCCCCCGGCGATCGGCAGGATGTTGACGATCGCCTTGCCCTTGGAGGTGCGCCCGCCCTGCGGCAGGCGCCAGCATTTCAGCTTGTAGACCATCCCGTCGGTGGTGAAGACCAGAAGCGGCGTGTGGGTATTTGCTACGAAGAGCGTGGTGACCACGTCCTCTTCCTTGGTCTGCATGCCCGACAGACCCTTGCCGCCGCGGCGCTGCGCGCGGAATTCGGCCAGCGGCGTGCGCTTGATATAGCCGGACTGGGTGACCGTCACGACCATGTCCTCGCGCTCGATGAGGTCCTCGTCCTCCATGTCGCCGGCCCAGTCGGCGATCTCGGTGCGGCGGGGGACGGCGAACTGCTCGCGCACCTCGCGCAGCTCGTTCGAGATGATCGCCATGATCCGCTCGCGCGAGCGGAGAATATCGAGGTAATCCTTTATCTTGGCCGCCAGCTCTTCGAGCTCGTCGGTGACTTCCTTGACGCCGATCTGGGTCAGGCGTTGCAGCCGCAGATCGAGGATCGCGCGGGCCTGCGTCTCGGACAGGTGGTAGCTCCCGTCCTCGTTCATGGTGTGGGTCGGATCGTCGATCAGCCGGATGTAATCGGCGATGTCCTCGGCGGGCCAGCGCCGTTGCATCAGCTTCTCGCGCGCCTCGGCGGCATCGGCCGAGGCGCGGATCGTGGCCACCACCTCGTCCACGTTCGACACCGCCACGGCGAGACCGCACAGGATGTGGCTGCGCTCGCGCGCCTTTCGCAGCTCGTAGGCCGTGCGCCGCGCCACGACCTCCTCGCGGAAGTCTATGAAGGCGGTGAGGAATTTCCTGAGCGTCAGGGTTTCCGGGCGCCCCCCGTTCAGCGCCAGCATGTTGCAGCCGAAGGAGGTCTGCATCGGCGTGAAACGGAACAGCTGGTTCAGCACCACATCCGGCGTCGCGTCGCGCTTCAGCTCGACCACCACGCGCACGCCGACCCGATCGGATTCGTCCTGAACGTGGGCGATGCCCTCGATCTTCTTGTCACGCGCGGCCTCGGCGATCTTCTCGATCATCGACGACTTGTTCACCTGATACGGGATCTCGTCCAGCACGACGGCATAGCGGTCCTTGCGGATCTCCTCGATCCGCGTCTTCGCGCGGATGATGACCGAACCGCGCCCTTCGAGATAGGCCTTGCGCGCACCCGACCGGCCGAGGATCATGCCGCCGGTGGGGAAATCCGGGGCCGGAACATACTCCATCAGCTGTTCGGTCGAGAGGTCCGGATCCTCGATCAGCGCCAGCGTGGCATCCACCACCTCGCCGAGGTTGTGCGGCGGGATGTTCGTCGCCATGCCCACCGCGATGCCGCCCGCACCGTTGACCAGCATGTTCGGAAAGCGCGCGGGCAGGACCGTGGGCTCCAGGTCCTTGCCGTCGTAGTTGTCCTGGAAATCGACCGTATCCTTGTCGATATCGGTCAGAAGCGCCTGTGCCGCCTTGGCCATGCGCACCTCGGTATAGCGCATGGCCGCGGGGTTGTCGCCGTCCATCGAGCCGAAATTGCCCTGACCGTCGAGCAGCGGCAGCGACATCGAGAAATCCTGCGCCATCCGCACCAGCGCGTCGTAGATCGCTGAATCGCCGTGCGGGTGGTATTTCCCCATCACGTCGCCGACGGGGCGGGCGGATTTCCGGTAGGGCTTGTCGTAGGAGTTTCCGGTCTCGTGCATCGCATAGAGGATTCTGCGGTGCACAGGTTTTAGGCCATCGCGCAGGTCGGGGATCGCGCGGGAGACGATCACGCTCATCGCGTAATCGAGGTAGGATTTCTGCATCTCCTCTTCGATCGCGATGGTCGGGCCGGCGTGAAGCGGCCGTCCCGAGCCGCCGCCTGCACCGTTTTCGTCTTCGTTTTCAGGGGGTTCTGGCGTATCGCTCACGTGCTGGTTCGCCTTCTCGACTTGGCGCTATATGTTGTTGAGCGTACTTTATCAGAACCTTCATATTGGGTGCAATGGGCGAGCCGCCGCCGCGCTGTCAGCCGGCGCACGGGAGTGCCAATGACCTGCCACGGGATTTTTCCTCCACCTGCGATTAGAGTCCGACCCAAGGAGGGGACGGACAATGAAGCGAACGAGATACAGCGAAGAGCAGATTATCGGCATCCTGGCCGAGCATGAGGCCGGGGCGAAGTGTGCCGATCTGTGCCGCAAGCACGGCATGTCGGAGGGGACGTTCTACAACTGGAAAGCCAAATACGGCGGCATGACGGTGTCAGAGGCCAAACGGCTGAAGGCGCTCGAGGACGAGAACGCCAAGTTGAAGAAGCTGCTGGCGGAGCAGATGCTGGATCTGGCCGCGATGCGCGAGCTGGTTTCAAAAAAGTGGTGACGCCCGTCGTGAAGCGCGAGGCGGTCGCGCATCTGAAGGCCCGGTTCGGGCTGTCGGAACGACGGGCGTGCCAGATTGCCGGCGCGGATCGGAAGACGATCCGCTACCGGTCGCAACGCGCACCCGACACGGAACTGCGCGGCCGATTGCGGGAGCTTGCCAACGAGCGTCGGCGGTTCGGCTACCGGCGGCTCTTCGTCCTGCTCCGGCGGGAGGGCGAGCCCTCGGGGATCAACCGTATCTACCGGCTTTACCGCGAGGAAGGGCTGACCGTCCGCAAGCGGCGCGCGCGGCGCAAGGCCATCGGCACCCGCGCCCCGATCCTGGTCGAGGCGCGCGCAAATGCCCGTTGGTCACTGGATTTCGTCCATGACCAGTTCGCGTGCGGGCGGCGGTTCCGGGTGCTGAACATCGTCGATGACGTCACGCGCGAATGCCTCGCCGCGATCCCGGACACGTCGATCTCCGGCCGGCGCGTCGCGCGGGAGCTGACGGCGCTGATCGAACGTCGCGGCAAGCCGGGAATGATCGTGTCGGACAACGGGACGGAACTGACCTCGAACGCGATCCTGAAGTGGTGCGCCGAGAACCGGATCGAATGGCACTACATCGCGCCGGGCAAGCCGATGCAGAATGGCTTTGTCGAGAGCTTCAACGGCCGGATGCGGGACGAGTTCTTGAACGAGACGCTGTTTCGTAACCTCGCCCATGCCCGCGACCTGATCGCCGCCTGGGTCGCCGACTACAACACCGAGCGCCCCCATTCGGCCTTGGGCTATCAGACCCCGGCTGACTACGCGCAGACCCTGACCACCGCAATCGCCCGACCCGCTGCGCGAGATGAGAGCTCCGCGCGTCGGGCGATTGCTCAACCCGCGCCATTTGGCGTAAACACCAACCGGGCTCCGGTCGCGGCTGGATGAAAGATCAGTGGCAGGTCACCAACATTCTGTTTTTATTGAAAATGAACCGTCTTGCGGCATCATCGAAGAGGTGACGCAAGCAGGAGGTTCGAAACGTGCAGCATTCCGAGACCGAGTTGATGCTCAAGGGCTACGGCCTGACCACAGCCGAGTTCTTCTACCGAATACCCGACTACCAGAGCGTTCTGAACAGTTTCATCTGGCAGGACTACGACTTGGCGCCCGACCATCCGCGGCTGTTCAAGTTCATCGAGTTCTGGCAGGACGAAATCGAGGGCCCGCTACATTCCGTGCGCTTCACCCATCGCAAGATGATCGCGCCCGGTGAATGGCAAAACGTGGTGGGTGAGTTCACGCTGCACTAGTGCGTGGTGCGGCTCAGCGCATATCCCCACAGCCAAAACGCACACAGCGCCAGAGACAACAGGGCGTTGTAGCTTGCCATCGACAGGCCGAAAAGGCTCCACTGCACTTGGTCGCAGAGCACCACCGGTGAAACCTGAGTCGGGTCGAGCAATTGCTCGGGCGTCATCCCGCGGAACCCCGCCACGTCGCCAGAGCAGGACGACGGCCCCGGCCACCATTTCCGCTCAACCCCGGTGTGATATAGGCCAAGCCCCGCCGAGACCGCCATCGTGACCGCGCCCGCCAGCGGCAGCATCCGCCCGCCCACCGCAAGTGCCCCCATGCCCAGGACAGGCGCGATCAGGTGCGGCCAGCGCTGCCAGAGGCACAGCTTGCAGGGCGCAAGCCCCACGACATACTGGAACCAGTAGCCCGCCAGCAGGATTGCGAGCGATGCGGCGGCGGCCAGGAAAAGCGCGTCGTTTCGAGTCGGTCTCACAGGAATCTCACCAGGTAGAAGCCAGCGATCAGGAGGATGACGAAAAGAGTGAAGAGCAAGCCGAGGTATTTCTCGATGAAGGCACGAATGGGCGTTCCGAACTTCCAAAGCAGCGCGGCGACCACGAAGAAACGAAAGCCCCGCGCGATGACGCTTGCCACCATGAAGACCCCAAGGTTCAGCCCGGTGGAGCCCGATAGGATCGTGATCACCTTGTAGGGGAAGGGCGTGATGCCCGCGACAAGCACCGCCCAGGCGCCGTAGTCGTTGTAGGTGGCGGCGAACTGGTCGAAATAGACGTCCTTTCCATAGAATCTCAGCACCGGTTCGCCGACGCTTTCATAAAGCCCCCAGCCGATCGCGTATCCCGCAAGCCCACCGAGCACCGAGCCCACCATCGCGGTGGCAGCGATCAGCCAGGCCCGATCGGGGCGGGCCAGGATCATCGGGATCATCAGCAAATCGGGCGGAATCGGAAAGACTGAGCTTTCGACGAACGCCACGAGGAACAGCGCAGGCAGCGCGTGTCGGTGGTCGGCCAGAGACAGGGTCCAGTCATAGAGGCGGCGAAGCATGGCAAGGGACCCATGGTGGCAGTCGCGCCCCAGAAGCCACGGGCCGGGCGCGTCGTCAAGCCTTCGCACCAGAGGTGCAGGAGTCTACCAACTCCGGACGACGCGCGATTGACCACGCCGCGGGCCCGCGCTATGCGAAACCCTGGGCCCGAGTGGCGGAATGGTAGACGCAGGGGATTCAAAATCCCCCGCCGCAAGGCGTGTCGGTTCGAGTCCGACCTCGGGCACCACATTGAAGACAGGGCTGGAAACGTCCTGGTGCGGCCGGTTTCGGCCTCTTGAGTTAGAGGGGGTCCCAATGCCGTTCCCACTTTCACGTTCCGGTCATGTTCTGTTCTTCGCGGTCGTTGCGGCCGCATTTGGCGCAGCTCTTGTCCTTCCTCAGATCGCGGACGCCCATGGCGGAGGGTGCCGAAAGAGTTCGCCCCCGGGCCAGTGCTGCCACATGGACAACAGCACCGGTCGGGTGCACTGTCACTGATCGTCAGGGCGTGGCCCTGGGCGACCATCTCGCACGCGATGTCGGTGCCGTCAGGCAAGTCGCAGCGGGCGACGATTCGACGGTATGGATCGACGCCCTGGACCTCACACCGGAGCTGTTGGCCCGCCGTCAATCGTTGCAGCGCAGCCGAGGCCGCCGGCTCGGCCGGATCAGCGCGTTTTTGGGGCGGCGATGCCCCAGAGGCGGATACCGACATCGCCGACCGGACGGCGAAGCAGGCGCGCATGACGCCGGGAATGTCCCCGCAAAGGCAACAGCCCGGCTCGGAAGGAAAACAATCGTGCCATGCCCGGCGCCAGCGGGTACCCGGCTATCCCGGTTTTGCCCTGTAGCCCTGCTCGTGCCGAAATTACCTCGGTTGCCCCGCGTCATCGCCGATAATTGCGCTGCCTTTGTGGGGCACCTTCGCGTCCAAAGGGGCGCATCGGCGCGCACATGGCGCGGCAGCGCGCTCGACTTGGCAACGCGGAAGCGGGATTGAGACGGGCGCTGGCTCGCGCATCGGCTACTCCCCCTGAGGCGTCGCGCCGTCTGGACAGGCGCACCGGCCTGGGGTCTGCTGAACGCCGTATCCGACACGGGAAGGGAGCGGCGATGTCCGAAGAGACCGAGACATGGCACCTGATGCCGGTGGCGATCCTTGCGGTTCTGTGGAACCTTGCGGGCTCGGCCGATTATGTCATGACGCAATACGGCGCGGCCCCCTACCTGCAAATTTTCACCCAAAGCCAGGCGGCATATTTTACCGCGCTGCCCGCCGCCGTCGACGCGGCCTGGGCGCTCGCGGTCTGGGGCGGCCTTCTGGGCGCGATCCTGCTGTTCCTTCGGGTCGGCGCCGCGGCATGGGTGCTGGGACTCGCCGCCCTTGCGATGCTGGGCTGCGCGGGCTGGCTCATCGGCTTTGCCACCCCTCCGCTCGGCGCGGTCGCCGGGGCCTTCGGCGTCACGATGATGGCCGGAGCTACCGGGATGGCGCTTGTCTTCTTCCTCTACGCACGGCAGATGCGCGTCGTGGGCGCGCTGGACTAGCTGCTGCCGGTCGCGACCTAGCGGCCGATACGGGCGCGCCAGTCGGCCCAGGCGTCGGGCGTGTCGAGATCGGTCAGCGCGCGGTCCCCCGGAAGGGCCACAAGCCGCGGACTCTCGCCCGAGAGCGCGGCGCGCCCGCCGGTATCGCCTGAGACCTCGGCGAGGCGCGAGAAGAGCCGCGCCGGGAAGACCACCGGGTGGCCGGGGCGCCCATCCTCGCTGCCGGCGCGCAGGGGGGTCTCCGGCGCCACAGCGAAGGCCGCAAGCAAGCGCGCCAGATCCGCCCCGGTGAGATCAGGCATGTCGGGCAGGTGCACCATCAGCCCTTCCGCGCGCGCCTTGCGCGCCGCCGCGGCTCCGGCACGCAACGAGGCGGCCATGCCCTCGGCCGCGTCGATCCAGAGAAACCGCAGCCGGGAAATGCCTTCCAGCACCTC
This genomic window from Rhodovulum sp. ES.010 contains:
- the gluQRS gene encoding tRNA glutamyl-Q(34) synthetase GluQRS gives rise to the protein MAERPRRTRFAPSPTGPLHLGHAFSAITAWERARATGGEMLLRIEDIDTARCKPDWEALILEDLAWLGLDWPRPVLRQSARLPAYGAALDRLAAMGLTYPCACRRGDIRAALSAPQAGDPVRGPDGLVYPGTCRGRPMAEAGPDDAIRLDMARVVALLDPLPGFTETGPVILGNHELDAVTLLDGVGDVVLARRNIGTSYHMAVVVDDAFQCITEVVRGEDLFDSTQIHVVLQSLLGLRSPAYHHHRLIADDTGKRLAKRDDARAIARYREEGATPEDIRRIVGLPA
- the trmFO gene encoding methylenetetrahydrofolate--tRNA-(uracil(54)-C(5))-methyltransferase (FADH(2)-oxidizing) TrmFO, with translation MSQKLHIVGGGMAGSEAAWQAAQAGIEVVIHEMRPETGTFAHRTEKLGEMVCSNSFRSDDDEQNAVGLLHWEMRTAGGLIMAMADAHRLPAGGALAVDRDAFAAAVTKSLLEHPKISVERSEIASLPGDGHWIVATGPLTSDALGHAIRSETGTEALAFFDAIAPIVYADSVDMSTAWFQSRYDKGETAEERTAYLNCPMDRAEYEAFIDGLLAADKTEFHEGETAGYFDGCLPIEVMAERGRETLRHGPMKPVGLTNLHAPDVKPHAVVQLRRDNALGTLYNIVGFQTKMKYGAQADVFRMIPGLGQARFARLGGIHRNTFLNAPSLLDAQLRLKSRPHIRFAGQITGVEGYVESAAMGLLAGRLAAAELQGRRLPSVPPTTATGALLTHITGGAEAKTFQPMNVNFGLFPPVEGLKVGRRGRRDRYRAYTDRAKTDWAAWLRHG
- the gyrA gene encoding DNA gyrase subunit A, translated to MSDTPEPPENEDENGAGGGSGRPLHAGPTIAIEEEMQKSYLDYAMSVIVSRAIPDLRDGLKPVHRRILYAMHETGNSYDKPYRKSARPVGDVMGKYHPHGDSAIYDALVRMAQDFSMSLPLLDGQGNFGSMDGDNPAAMRYTEVRMAKAAQALLTDIDKDTVDFQDNYDGKDLEPTVLPARFPNMLVNGAGGIAVGMATNIPPHNLGEVVDATLALIEDPDLSTEQLMEYVPAPDFPTGGMILGRSGARKAYLEGRGSVIIRAKTRIEEIRKDRYAVVLDEIPYQVNKSSMIEKIAEAARDKKIEGIAHVQDESDRVGVRVVVELKRDATPDVVLNQLFRFTPMQTSFGCNMLALNGGRPETLTLRKFLTAFIDFREEVVARRTAYELRKARERSHILCGLAVAVSNVDEVVATIRASADAAEAREKLMQRRWPAEDIADYIRLIDDPTHTMNEDGSYHLSETQARAILDLRLQRLTQIGVKEVTDELEELAAKIKDYLDILRSRERIMAIISNELREVREQFAVPRRTEIADWAGDMEDEDLIEREDMVVTVTQSGYIKRTPLAEFRAQRRGGKGLSGMQTKEEDVVTTLFVANTHTPLLVFTTDGMVYKLKCWRLPQGGRTSKGKAIVNILPIAGGVSIAAIMPVDRPEDEWSDLQIVFATTEGDVRRNQLSDFTNVMRNGKIAMDLPEGVSLVNARIATEEDDVMLVTAIGRAIRFRTTDVRVFKGRKSTGVRGIRLAGGDHVVSMAVIRHFEATAEERTAFLKQRRLMAGLTEEEETDEDDEAVAGGQLSPERYAEMSAAEDLILTITTGGTGKLSSSHDYPVRGRGGQGVQAIDKGLRGGPLVASFPVEIDDQIMLVTSTGQSIRCPVEDISFRSRSAGGVRVFKTAPGEEVVSVAWIAEQPEDETAPDGA
- a CDS encoding IS3 family transposase (programmed frameshift) — translated: MKRTRYSEEQIIGILAEHEAGAKCADLCRKHGMSEGTFYNWKAKYGGMTVSEAKRLKALEDENAKLKKLLAEQMLDLAAMRELVFKKVVTPVVKREAVAHLKARFGLSERRACQIAGADRKTIRYRSQRAPDTELRGRLRELANERRRFGYRRLFVLLRREGEPSGINRIYRLYREEGLTVRKRRARRKAIGTRAPILVEARANARWSLDFVHDQFACGRRFRVLNIVDDVTRECLAAIPDTSISGRRVARELTALIERRGKPGMIVSDNGTELTSNAILKWCAENRIEWHYIAPGKPMQNGFVESFNGRMRDEFLNETLFRNLAHARDLIAAWVADYNTERPHSALGYQTPADYAQTLTTAIARPAARDESSARRAIAQPAPFGVNTNRAPVAAG
- a CDS encoding usg protein, whose amino-acid sequence is MQHSETELMLKGYGLTTAEFFYRIPDYQSVLNSFIWQDYDLAPDHPRLFKFIEFWQDEIEGPLHSVRFTHRKMIAPGEWQNVVGEFTLH
- a CDS encoding disulfide bond formation protein B, coding for MRPTRNDALFLAAAASLAILLAGYWFQYVVGLAPCKLCLWQRWPHLIAPVLGMGALAVGGRMLPLAGAVTMAVSAGLGLYHTGVERKWWPGPSSCSGDVAGFRGMTPEQLLDPTQVSPVVLCDQVQWSLFGLSMASYNALLSLALCAFWLWGYALSRTTH
- a CDS encoding YqaA family protein, translated to MLRRLYDWTLSLADHRHALPALFLVAFVESSVFPIPPDLLMIPMILARPDRAWLIAATAMVGSVLGGLAGYAIGWGLYESVGEPVLRFYGKDVYFDQFAATYNDYGAWAVLVAGITPFPYKVITILSGSTGLNLGVFMVASVIARGFRFFVVAALLWKFGTPIRAFIEKYLGLLFTLFVILLIAGFYLVRFL
- a CDS encoding NTP transferase domain-containing protein, with translation MGEVLILVPAAGASSRMRGRDKLLEPVEGEALLRRQVRAASATGAPVLVTLPKGAGGPRAEVLEGISRLRFLWIDAAEGMAASLRAGAAAARKARAEGLMVHLPDMPDLTGADLARLLAAFAVAPETPLRAGSEDGRPGHPVVFPARLFSRLAEVSGDTGGRAALSGESPRLVALPGDRALTDLDTPDAWADWRARIGR